A stretch of Desulfobacter hydrogenophilus DNA encodes these proteins:
- the pyrR gene encoding bifunctional pyr operon transcriptional regulator/uracil phosphoribosyltransferase PyrR, which translates to MTKKKSILNDQDYKRIITRIAYEIIEKHKGIKNLALVGIQTRGDFLAKRLAEQIAAIEGTTPPVGSMDINMYRDDWTKISHQPTVRPSNIPFSVDDKEIILVDDVLFTGRTIRAAMEALMDFGRPARIELAILVDRGHRELPIQADYQGIFADTEPDDMIHVHVLEQDKEDCVYRELRFS; encoded by the coding sequence ATGACAAAAAAAAAGAGCATTCTCAATGATCAGGATTACAAACGCATCATCACCCGCATTGCCTACGAAATCATTGAAAAACATAAAGGGATAAAAAACCTGGCCCTAGTGGGGATTCAAACCCGGGGGGATTTTCTTGCAAAACGCCTGGCAGAGCAGATAGCAGCCATTGAAGGCACAACACCGCCTGTGGGGTCCATGGATATCAACATGTACCGGGACGACTGGACAAAAATCAGCCACCAGCCCACGGTAAGACCGTCGAACATCCCCTTCTCCGTGGATGACAAAGAGATTATTTTGGTGGATGACGTGCTGTTCACCGGAAGGACCATCCGGGCTGCCATGGAGGCGTTGATGGATTTTGGCAGACCTGCCCGCATTGAGCTTGCCATCCTGGTGGACAGAGGTCACAGGGAGCTGCCCATCCAGGCAGATTACCAGGGTATTTTTGCGGACACGGAACCAGACGACATGATCCATGTCCATGTCCTTGAACAGGACAAAGAGGACTGCGTTTACAGGGAGCTAAGATTTTCATGA
- a CDS encoding MogA/MoaB family molybdenum cofactor biosynthesis protein, with the protein MSAHSHRTSLPKHLKIAVLSMSSTRTFENDKSGLWIKKQAKKEGHEVVIHQVIPDDANAITDALGHIIERIAPHAVIMTGGTGVSPKDVTIEAVRPLFDKELTAFGPVFAQLSFEQIDSAAILSRATAGFIKGTAVFCMPGSLNACKLACSNLIFPELGHLIKHAKE; encoded by the coding sequence ATGAGCGCCCACTCCCATCGGACATCTTTGCCTAAGCACCTCAAAATTGCCGTATTATCCATGTCCTCCACCCGGACTTTTGAAAATGACAAAAGCGGTTTATGGATAAAAAAACAGGCAAAAAAAGAGGGGCATGAAGTGGTAATTCACCAGGTGATACCGGATGATGCAAATGCAATCACCGATGCGCTTGGGCATATTATCGAGCGCATCGCCCCCCATGCCGTCATCATGACCGGCGGTACGGGCGTCAGTCCCAAAGATGTCACCATAGAGGCGGTCCGGCCCCTGTTTGACAAGGAGCTGACAGCCTTTGGGCCGGTATTTGCCCAGCTCAGTTTTGAACAGATTGACTCTGCCGCCATTTTGTCCCGGGCCACGGCAGGCTTTATAAAAGGCACAGCCGTATTCTGCATGCCCGGCAGCCTTAACGCCTGCAAACTGGCCTGCAGCAATCTGATTTTCCCGGAACTTGGACATTTGATTAAACATGCAAAGGAATAA
- the mobA gene encoding molybdenum cofactor guanylyltransferase encodes MEKIDCTGVILAGGCNSRLPGINKAFQKVGANTMLARTHALFSMMFKEVILVVNDPALFLDIDALVVTDIDPSQCALAGLHAGLFHACFDWSCVTACDVPFVNEKIIRYLLAQRSPGKQIIIPRTWEGLEPLSALYHKSCLPRIETNLKKKVFMVKKFFKPERVKQIPPQTLEALDPDLRFKFNVNTPADLETAREMAQVPDPGHGWGQREDI; translated from the coding sequence ATGGAAAAAATAGACTGCACGGGGGTGATCCTGGCCGGCGGCTGCAACAGCAGATTACCCGGCATAAACAAAGCATTTCAAAAGGTTGGGGCAAATACCATGCTGGCCCGGACCCATGCCCTGTTTTCCATGATGTTTAAGGAAGTGATTCTGGTGGTTAATGATCCGGCACTTTTCTTGGATATCGACGCCTTGGTTGTAACGGATATTGATCCATCCCAATGCGCGTTGGCAGGGCTTCATGCCGGTCTGTTCCATGCTTGTTTTGACTGGAGCTGTGTAACGGCCTGTGACGTTCCCTTTGTTAATGAGAAGATTATCCGCTACCTTCTTGCGCAACGGAGTCCCGGCAAGCAGATTATCATACCCAGGACCTGGGAGGGGTTAGAACCCTTGTCTGCCCTGTATCATAAATCCTGCCTGCCAAGAATTGAGACCAATCTTAAAAAAAAGGTCTTTATGGTGAAAAAATTTTTCAAGCCTGAGCGGGTCAAACAGATCCCACCCCAAACGCTTGAAGCCCTGGACCCGGATTTGCGTTTTAAGTTTAATGTGAACACGCCTGCCGATCTTGAAACCGCCAGGGAGATGGCCCAGGTTCCAGACCCGGGGCATGGGTGGGGACAAAGAGAAGACATATAA
- a CDS encoding DNA recombination protein RmuC codes for MIDFVHMAMRTDNLAFLGAGFVFGLLTALVLAKLVMHFFSGRFKALSDKALYENSRQFMDMAQSHFNGYVQQAHQDFKGKEEAFTRAVDPVHRMLDRYEQRLGTMEKDRSQAFGAISQYLSDMAKTQHQLAKETDNLVKALRVPHVRGRWGEVTLKRAVELAGMVDHCDFIEQAVQGAGKGSLRPDMVVKLPGNRQVVVDAKVPLMAYLDALETTDEQAQKERLDGHARQVMAHIVQLGSKNYAAAFSPSPEFVVLFIPGENFFSAALAARPDLIEKGMAHGVILATPTTLIALLKTVAYVWLQQAGYENARAIRELGLELFERLSTMAGHMNRLGKDIERTATTFNRTVGAMEKRVLVSARKFENLGVSSDSLPGCEPVPEATATLKRMTETRSEDVINE; via the coding sequence ATGATTGATTTTGTTCACATGGCCATGCGCACGGATAATCTGGCATTTTTAGGGGCCGGGTTTGTGTTTGGCCTGTTAACGGCCCTGGTCCTTGCTAAACTGGTTATGCATTTTTTTTCAGGTCGGTTCAAGGCGTTATCCGATAAGGCGCTTTATGAAAATTCCCGGCAGTTCATGGACATGGCCCAGTCTCATTTCAATGGTTATGTCCAGCAAGCCCATCAGGATTTCAAGGGCAAAGAGGAGGCCTTTACCCGGGCTGTTGACCCGGTGCACCGCATGCTGGACCGGTATGAACAGCGGCTTGGAACCATGGAAAAAGATAGAAGCCAGGCCTTTGGCGCCATCAGCCAGTATTTGTCGGATATGGCAAAAACCCAGCACCAGCTTGCCAAAGAAACCGATAATCTGGTTAAAGCGTTGCGGGTGCCCCATGTCCGGGGCCGATGGGGGGAAGTGACCCTGAAACGGGCCGTGGAACTGGCTGGTATGGTCGACCATTGTGATTTTATAGAGCAGGCGGTGCAGGGAGCCGGCAAGGGCTCGCTCCGTCCGGATATGGTGGTGAAACTGCCCGGTAACCGTCAGGTGGTGGTGGATGCCAAGGTGCCGCTCATGGCCTATCTGGATGCCCTGGAAACAACAGATGAGCAGGCGCAGAAAGAACGACTTGATGGTCATGCCCGCCAGGTGATGGCTCACATTGTCCAGTTGGGATCAAAAAATTATGCGGCCGCCTTTAGCCCAAGCCCCGAGTTTGTGGTTCTGTTTATCCCTGGAGAAAATTTTTTTTCGGCTGCCCTTGCAGCCCGGCCCGATCTTATTGAAAAAGGCATGGCCCACGGCGTAATTCTGGCCACGCCCACTACGCTGATTGCTCTGCTTAAAACCGTGGCCTATGTGTGGCTGCAGCAGGCAGGTTATGAAAACGCCCGGGCCATCCGGGAACTTGGCCTGGAACTTTTTGAGCGGCTGTCCACCATGGCTGGACACATGAACCGTCTGGGAAAGGATATTGAGCGCACCGCCACCACTTTTAACCGCACCGTGGGTGCCATGGAAAAAAGGGTGCTGGTTTCGGCCCGGAAATTTGAGAATTTGGGCGTTTCCAGCGATAGCCTGCCGGGTTGTGAACCTGTGCCTGAAGCGACTGCAACCCTTAAGCGGATGACGGAAACGCGTTCGGAAGATGTGATTAATGAATAG
- the moaC gene encoding cyclic pyranopterin monophosphate synthase MoaC translates to MNEFTHVDGQGRVRMVDVGQKSPTKRVAVAKGTVFMSTQTLTAIVDEKVKKGNVLETARIAGIMAAKQTWSLIPMCHPLNITHARVDFFSDKENSCIHIEAQVSLTEKTGVEMEAMTAVSIAALTIYDMCKAYDKGMEISNIHLAFKSGGKSGTYTAPETFL, encoded by the coding sequence GTGAACGAATTTACCCATGTTGACGGCCAGGGCCGTGTGAGAATGGTGGATGTGGGGCAAAAATCTCCCACAAAACGTGTTGCTGTGGCAAAGGGGACGGTTTTCATGTCCACGCAAACCCTGACAGCCATTGTCGATGAAAAGGTAAAAAAGGGGAATGTGCTGGAAACAGCACGCATTGCAGGAATCATGGCGGCCAAGCAGACCTGGTCCTTGATTCCCATGTGTCATCCGCTGAACATTACCCATGCCCGGGTGGATTTTTTTAGTGATAAGGAAAACAGTTGTATTCACATTGAGGCACAAGTGTCTCTGACCGAAAAGACAGGGGTGGAGATGGAAGCCATGACTGCGGTCAGTATTGCGGCCCTGACCATTTATGATATGTGCAAGGCCTATGACAAAGGCATGGAAATTTCCAATATTCATCTGGCCTTTAAATCCGGTGGAAAAAGCGGGACGTATACAGCACCTGAAACATTCTTATGA
- a CDS encoding MBL fold metallo-hydrolase, which produces MMQETSFIVIRGNSMRLDGGTMFGNAPKALWQKWIPADERGMIDIASNCLLVKSGNHNLLFETGCGAYLSPDMKARFAVKEETHILMQSLAEQGLSDADISHVVLSHLHFDHAGGLLSAWEPDREPDLLFPNALFVVGEENFKRSQSPHHRDRASFIPGLPEKLQATGRLVLKRGGDRLVVGGLTIEFFQSQGHTPGMLVPWIQAQTGSVIYTADLIPGLPWVNLPITMGYDRFAEGLVDEKKQMLERAVDENALLVFPHDPTHVAARVECDPVKKRVMPSKVFETLNITL; this is translated from the coding sequence ATGATGCAGGAAACTTCATTTATTGTTATCCGGGGCAACAGTATGCGCCTGGACGGCGGCACCATGTTCGGCAACGCCCCTAAGGCTCTGTGGCAGAAATGGATCCCGGCAGATGAAAGGGGCATGATTGATATTGCTTCAAACTGTCTGCTGGTAAAAAGCGGGAATCACAATCTCTTATTTGAGACTGGGTGCGGCGCATATCTCTCCCCTGACATGAAAGCGCGCTTTGCCGTTAAAGAAGAAACGCATATATTAATGCAATCCCTGGCAGAACAGGGATTAAGTGATGCAGACATCAGTCATGTCGTTCTGTCTCATCTTCATTTTGACCATGCCGGCGGGCTTTTAAGCGCCTGGGAACCGGACCGGGAACCGGACCTGCTTTTCCCCAATGCCCTTTTTGTGGTGGGAGAGGAAAATTTTAAGCGATCCCAATCCCCCCATCACCGTGACCGGGCTTCATTTATTCCGGGCCTTCCTGAAAAGCTGCAGGCCACAGGGCGTCTTGTGCTCAAGCGGGGGGGAGACCGTCTGGTTGTGGGGGGGCTGACCATTGAATTTTTCCAAAGCCAGGGACACACCCCGGGGATGCTGGTCCCCTGGATTCAGGCCCAAACCGGTTCCGTTATTTATACCGCCGATCTTATCCCGGGATTGCCCTGGGTAAACCTGCCCATCACCATGGGATATGACCGGTTTGCCGAAGGGCTGGTGGACGAGAAAAAACAGATGCTGGAGCGGGCCGTTGACGAAAATGCCCTGTTGGTTTTCCCCCATGACCCGACCCATGTAGCTGCCCGCGTTGAGTGCGATCCCGTGAAAAAAAGGGTGATGCCGTCAAAGGTCTTTGAAACTTTAAATATAACGCTTTAG
- a CDS encoding IS630 family transposase, with protein sequence MRWCRGRKSLKSKRNENEFRDAQKEIEILKDEDKANIIDLYYFDESGFTGVPEIPYAWQEADEQLLLPSGKTSRINVLGFLNKQNDFFPCVFNCSVTSDIVVACFDVFSRSITKRTIVVLDNAPIHHSAIFKAQVGTWEERGLFLYFIPKYSPELNLIEILWKHIKYFWLSTSAYKGFKFLKAELDNILASVGKEFTISFS encoded by the coding sequence CTGCGTTGGTGTCGAGGACGGAAATCTCTCAAAAGCAAACGCAATGAGAACGAGTTCAGGGACGCGCAAAAGGAAATTGAAATCTTGAAAGATGAAGATAAGGCAAATATCATTGACTTGTATTATTTTGATGAATCTGGCTTTACCGGCGTGCCTGAGATTCCATATGCCTGGCAAGAGGCGGATGAGCAGCTTTTACTTCCGAGCGGAAAAACCTCAAGAATCAATGTGTTGGGTTTTTTGAATAAGCAAAATGACTTTTTCCCTTGCGTTTTTAATTGCTCGGTTACTTCAGATATTGTCGTGGCCTGCTTTGATGTTTTTTCACGTTCCATAACAAAAAGAACCATCGTTGTTCTGGACAATGCTCCAATACATCACAGCGCCATTTTTAAAGCTCAAGTTGGGACATGGGAAGAAAGAGGACTTTTTCTATACTTTATCCCCAAATATTCACCGGAGTTGAATCTGATTGAAATTTTATGGAAACATATCAAATACTTTTGGTTATCAACATCTGCTTATAAAGGATTTAAATTTTTGAAAGCTGAGTTGGATAATATATTGGCAAGTGTCGGTAAGGAATTTACAATTTCGTTTTCTTAA
- a CDS encoding methyl-accepting chemotaxis protein has translation MLPHTLNFIETKRDIEQIQQWLTDISATRAAEGYDDGYAEAENYYENAVKRIDFAIVEHDKYGETEMVELLKDMKKSLGDYYTIGKKTAQAYIDGGPEKGNPMMEEFDPFAEKLAGIIDKIVDEHKEELMNSFAAIEDHGIITTKIITIGIIAVLIFSVLTAYGISHSKSIAGSLRKTVDFAAYVANGNFDQTLDIKQKDDVGGLADSLNKMSSSLKKLIMDMNDSTKTVNASSSTIKALSDKITASSRGTVEKSNTVSAAAEEMSSNMNSVASATEQAAASIQTVVAAAEEMTATIGEIATNISRGSQTTGHAVKKAGEVSVKVDELGSAASQISKVSETIKDISEQTNLLALNATIEAARAGEAGKGFAVVAGEIKALAQQTADATSEINERIKNVQSSTGESVSAIQEIVSVINEINEIVGTVAAAIEEQSATTQEISNNISQAGLGVQEVNENVSQISAVTGEIAQDITHVNQAAQEVDQDSNKIRQGVADLVKVNEKLNDAVNRFKI, from the coding sequence GTGCTGCCGCATACCCTGAATTTCATTGAAACCAAACGGGACATTGAACAGATTCAACAATGGCTCACCGACATCTCTGCCACAAGGGCGGCAGAAGGATATGATGACGGATACGCAGAAGCTGAAAATTATTACGAAAATGCCGTTAAAAGAATCGACTTCGCCATTGTCGAGCATGATAAATATGGTGAGACTGAGATGGTTGAACTGCTTAAGGATATGAAAAAAAGCCTGGGTGATTACTATACTATAGGTAAAAAAACGGCCCAAGCCTATATTGACGGTGGTCCGGAAAAAGGCAACCCTATGATGGAGGAATTTGACCCGTTTGCGGAGAAACTGGCCGGGATCATCGATAAAATTGTTGACGAGCACAAAGAAGAGTTGATGAACTCTTTTGCGGCAATTGAAGACCATGGTATTATAACTACAAAAATAATTACCATAGGGATTATTGCGGTTCTGATCTTTTCTGTTCTCACAGCGTATGGCATCAGCCACTCCAAATCCATAGCCGGATCCCTTCGCAAGACTGTGGACTTTGCCGCTTATGTGGCAAACGGTAATTTTGACCAAACCCTTGATATCAAGCAAAAAGATGATGTCGGGGGGCTTGCCGATTCTCTTAACAAGATGTCCTCAAGTTTAAAAAAACTCATAATGGATATGAACGACAGCACAAAAACCGTTAACGCATCTTCCTCAACAATTAAGGCCCTTTCTGATAAGATCACTGCAAGCTCAAGGGGCACCGTTGAAAAATCAAATACGGTTTCTGCCGCAGCAGAAGAGATGAGCAGCAATATGAACTCTGTTGCCTCTGCCACTGAGCAGGCGGCTGCCAGCATCCAGACGGTTGTTGCTGCTGCCGAAGAGATGACTGCCACCATAGGCGAAATCGCAACTAATATTTCCAGAGGAAGCCAGACCACAGGTCATGCAGTTAAAAAAGCCGGTGAGGTGTCTGTCAAGGTTGACGAACTGGGAAGTGCGGCGTCTCAAATCTCCAAAGTGAGCGAGACCATCAAGGATATCTCTGAGCAGACCAACTTACTTGCACTGAATGCTACCATTGAAGCAGCACGGGCTGGAGAAGCAGGGAAAGGGTTTGCTGTAGTTGCAGGAGAAATCAAGGCCCTTGCCCAGCAGACAGCAGATGCAACCAGTGAGATCAATGAACGAATTAAAAATGTTCAGTCCAGCACCGGAGAATCTGTATCAGCCATCCAGGAAATCGTCAGCGTCATCAATGAAATTAACGAAATTGTAGGCACTGTTGCAGCTGCCATTGAAGAGCAGTCAGCGACGACCCAGGAAATTTCAAATAATATCTCCCAGGCAGGCCTGGGGGTCCAAGAAGTTAATGAGAATGTCAGCCAGATTTCTGCTGTGACCGGAGAAATTGCCCAGGATATTACCCACGTGAACCAGGCTGCCCAAGAAGTTGATCAGGACAGTAATAAGATACGGCAAGGTGTGGCAGACCTTGTCAAGGTTAATGAAAAACTTAATGACGCTGTAAATCGGTTTAAAATTTAG
- a CDS encoding helix-turn-helix domain-containing protein: MKRTGRKFVSPIEPLALKWLSLIEFSDEESNRTKLRAQAIRLSNSGYSINQISQICLTTQETVSKWIDGWGKYQFDSLIDKPRPGRTPLIPGDKHDEVIDIVKKNPRQLKSAITEIEGTFGKKISVKTLKRIIKKNCVGVEDGNLSKANAMRTSSGTRKRKLKS; encoded by the coding sequence ATGAAACGTACGGGTAGAAAATTTGTTTCTCCAATTGAGCCATTGGCATTAAAATGGCTGTCACTTATTGAATTTTCGGATGAAGAGTCAAACCGTACTAAACTTAGGGCTCAAGCAATTCGATTGAGCAACTCTGGGTATAGTATCAATCAGATTTCACAAATATGTTTGACTACTCAGGAAACAGTTTCGAAGTGGATCGATGGATGGGGAAAATATCAATTTGACTCTTTAATTGATAAACCACGTCCTGGAAGGACACCACTGATCCCTGGTGATAAACATGATGAAGTCATTGATATTGTAAAGAAAAATCCAAGACAACTTAAAAGTGCCATTACTGAAATAGAGGGAACGTTTGGTAAAAAAATCAGCGTAAAAACCCTGAAACGAATTATAAAAAAAAACTGCGTTGGTGTCGAGGACGGAAATCTCTCAAAAGCAAACGCAATGAGAACGAGTTCAGGGACGCGCAAAAGGAAATTGAAATCTTGA
- the ychF gene encoding redox-regulated ATPase YchF: MKVGIIGLPQTGKKTLFQILTGNEITDPAKAFNPVPGTADILDSRFDRLVEMYAPKKETKARLDLVLLPKMEAETISKGDIFKEISDMDAICHVVRAFEDEAVYHAEGSVDALRDFDMVNSELVMHDQIFVEKRIERLSAMVKKIKDEDQKKELVLMEKMLAHLEQELPLRLLELSEDEEKLIRSYPFITLKKLVVAVNVGEDDLGNTDILDAFKDSCDALAIEAMLVSAKVEAEIAMLDSAEEKQEFLEDLGITSTALETLTALCLKSLNLISFFTVGEDEVRQWLVRKEAKAPTAAGVIHSDLERGFIRAEVFKYDELMELGSEAELKKNGKFYVEGKDYVVQDGDILNIRFSV; encoded by the coding sequence ATGAAGGTAGGCATTATCGGGCTTCCCCAGACAGGGAAGAAAACATTGTTTCAGATTTTGACCGGAAACGAGATTACGGATCCGGCCAAGGCATTTAACCCTGTGCCGGGCACCGCCGACATTCTGGATTCCCGGTTTGACCGGTTAGTGGAGATGTATGCCCCCAAAAAAGAGACCAAGGCGCGTCTTGATCTGGTGCTTTTGCCCAAAATGGAGGCTGAAACCATTTCCAAGGGAGATATATTTAAAGAGATCTCCGACATGGATGCGATTTGCCATGTGGTCCGGGCTTTTGAAGATGAGGCGGTATACCATGCCGAAGGCAGTGTGGATGCCCTGCGGGATTTTGACATGGTTAACTCCGAGCTTGTGATGCACGATCAGATTTTTGTGGAAAAGCGCATTGAGCGCCTCTCTGCCATGGTCAAGAAAATCAAGGATGAAGATCAGAAAAAAGAACTGGTCCTTATGGAGAAGATGCTGGCTCACCTGGAACAGGAACTGCCGCTTCGTCTGCTTGAGTTATCCGAGGATGAGGAAAAACTGATCCGGTCCTACCCCTTTATCACGTTGAAAAAACTGGTGGTCGCGGTTAACGTGGGCGAAGATGATCTTGGCAATACAGATATTCTGGATGCGTTTAAAGACAGCTGCGATGCCCTGGCCATAGAAGCGATGCTGGTATCGGCCAAGGTGGAGGCGGAAATCGCCATGCTGGACAGTGCTGAGGAAAAACAGGAGTTCCTTGAGGATTTGGGGATTACGTCCACAGCCCTGGAAACGTTGACCGCCCTTTGCCTGAAATCCTTGAACCTTATTTCGTTTTTCACCGTTGGCGAAGATGAGGTCCGGCAGTGGCTGGTGAGAAAAGAAGCCAAGGCCCCCACAGCTGCAGGTGTCATCCATTCCGACCTTGAGCGCGGGTTTATCCGGGCCGAGGTGTTCAAGTATGACGAACTGATGGAACTTGGCTCTGAAGCAGAGCTGAAAAAGAACGGCAAGTTCTATGTTGAGGGCAAGGATTACGTGGTCCAGGACGGGGATATTTTAAATATCCGCTTTTCGGTGTAA
- a CDS encoding molybdenum cofactor biosynthesis protein MoaE encodes MDLPAMINQMKNHPDFSKAGMVLYHNGVVRDSSRDGRPVSGLTLTVDQEKLDRIINQTRAMPGIVEVLVHINSDAPLMVGDDVMFLAVAGDIREHVIEALTYALNRIKTEATAKTQVFV; translated from the coding sequence ATGGATTTGCCTGCAATGATAAACCAGATGAAAAATCACCCGGATTTTTCCAAAGCCGGAATGGTGCTTTACCATAACGGGGTGGTCCGGGACAGTTCCCGGGACGGCCGGCCTGTATCGGGCCTGACTTTAACCGTAGACCAGGAAAAATTGGATCGGATTATAAACCAGACCAGGGCCATGCCCGGTATTGTGGAAGTGCTGGTGCATATCAATTCGGATGCGCCGCTGATGGTGGGCGATGATGTGATGTTTCTGGCCGTGGCAGGCGATATTCGGGAACATGTGATTGAGGCCTTAACCTATGCCTTGAACCGGATAAAAACAGAAGCCACAGCCAAAACCCAGGTGTTTGTCTGA
- a CDS encoding transposase: MKVLKTRKKNVVTLDIGAFCAKETVLVNPIDNTVHQSQQLRSLTPYRCTYGYDVLVFVGYGLFVHCLSEQQIIALLSDRNITISQREIGFLGKKFIAYLAIAHQQAQQRLNQLMSHKGGYILHIDGTCEGGSPHLFTGMDGIAQIVLDNIKLPSEKAESIIPFLERIKKQYGNPVALVHDMGKGILSAVEVVFKGIPDFICHFHFLRDIGKDLYEAEYAKIRIRLTKHKIRTVLRAKAKALDSLMGNDTQLGTGLLECIAENQPNTIPAEKLAIVSSYVMIHWALDTTGQLEGYGFPFDCPHFIFYQRLKVLYKMVDTSGYNQFDKHFFNLWKPLNKIINDQQLRSAAKQIEKKMETFKQLRTALSITVSENKKGLNDDGDNNTNIKRIAQKVKRFRAQIMADPKLSQTDSYKKMIKQIDTYWEKLFADPITIETSNGQQVHIQPQRTNNILERFFRELKRRNRKRSGTISLNKRLKTMLTDTPLIKNLDKAEYMEAILDGNATLEERFEKIDYNMVLEKLNDEQKTYGKISPEMKKIIQRPDLPKKLASLFAT; encoded by the coding sequence TTGAAAGTGCTCAAAACCAGGAAGAAAAACGTTGTGACTTTGGATATCGGGGCATTTTGTGCAAAGGAAACAGTTTTGGTCAATCCAATTGATAACACGGTCCATCAAAGTCAACAGCTTCGTTCTTTGACCCCATATCGGTGCACGTATGGGTATGATGTGTTGGTTTTTGTCGGATATGGACTTTTTGTTCACTGTCTATCAGAACAGCAAATCATTGCACTGCTGTCAGATAGAAATATAACCATTTCTCAACGAGAGATTGGTTTCCTTGGTAAGAAATTTATTGCTTATCTGGCCATAGCCCATCAGCAGGCACAGCAACGATTAAATCAACTGATGTCACACAAAGGCGGCTATATTCTGCATATAGATGGCACTTGCGAAGGCGGCAGTCCTCATCTTTTTACCGGTATGGACGGCATTGCTCAAATAGTATTGGATAATATCAAATTGCCCTCGGAAAAAGCAGAATCCATCATCCCCTTTTTAGAAAGAATAAAAAAGCAATACGGCAACCCGGTTGCTCTGGTCCATGATATGGGTAAAGGCATTTTATCGGCAGTAGAGGTTGTGTTCAAAGGTATTCCGGATTTCATCTGCCATTTCCATTTTTTAAGAGATATTGGAAAAGATTTATATGAAGCAGAATACGCTAAGATTAGAATCCGTTTAACAAAGCATAAAATCAGAACAGTGCTTCGGGCAAAAGCAAAGGCGCTGGACTCTCTCATGGGAAACGATACTCAACTTGGGACAGGGCTATTAGAGTGTATTGCTGAAAATCAGCCGAACACAATACCCGCAGAAAAACTGGCGATTGTGTCGTCATATGTCATGATCCATTGGGCTCTTGACACAACTGGCCAACTTGAGGGTTATGGTTTCCCATTTGATTGCCCGCACTTTATTTTTTACCAGCGGCTAAAAGTCCTGTATAAAATGGTGGACACCTCTGGCTACAATCAATTCGATAAACATTTCTTCAATCTTTGGAAGCCTCTCAATAAAATCATCAATGACCAACAGTTGAGAAGCGCCGCTAAGCAAATTGAAAAAAAGATGGAAACCTTCAAACAACTCCGAACCGCCTTATCCATAACCGTTTCTGAAAATAAGAAAGGACTTAATGATGACGGCGATAATAATACCAATATAAAACGTATTGCTCAGAAAGTGAAAAGATTCAGGGCGCAAATAATGGCAGACCCGAAATTATCTCAAACAGACTCATATAAAAAAATGATCAAACAGATCGACACTTACTGGGAGAAACTTTTTGCCGATCCAATTACAATCGAAACATCCAATGGTCAGCAGGTTCACATCCAACCTCAACGCACAAACAATATTTTGGAACGATTTTTCCGGGAACTTAAACGTAGAAACCGGAAAAGAAGTGGAACAATATCATTAAATAAAAGGCTCAAAACCATGCTCACAGACACGCCGTTAATCAAGAATCTTGATAAAGCAGAATATATGGAAGCCATCCTTGATGGGAATGCTACTTTGGAGGAACGATTCGAAAAAATTGACTACAACATGGTTCTTGAAAAATTAAACGACGAACAAAAAACGTATGGAAAAATTAGCCCTGAAATGAAAAAAATAATTCAGCGGCCTGATTTGCCGAAAAAATTGGCATCCTTATTCGCTACTTAA
- a CDS encoding YhbY family RNA-binding protein, protein MTQLTGAQRKYLRGLAHNLNPSAFVGAKGVTTALIQEVDNALSASELIKIKFIDHKEKDVKAALLDEITARLKCHVAGTIGHVAVLYRCHPDPEKRKITLA, encoded by the coding sequence GTGACACAACTTACCGGCGCCCAGCGCAAATACCTAAGGGGCCTTGCCCATAACTTAAACCCTTCTGCCTTTGTGGGGGCAAAGGGTGTGACAACAGCTCTGATCCAAGAGGTGGACAACGCCCTGAGCGCATCTGAACTGATTAAGATAAAATTTATTGATCACAAGGAGAAGGATGTAAAAGCCGCTTTGCTTGATGAGATTACAGCACGGCTTAAATGCCATGTTGCCGGAACCATCGGCCACGTGGCTGTTCTTTATCGCTGCCACCCGGACCCGGAAAAGCGAAAAATCACTTTGGCTTGA